The Prosthecobacter vanneervenii genome has a segment encoding these proteins:
- the rpsG gene encoding 30S ribosomal protein S7, producing the protein MARRKRVYNKEVRKDSRYDSELVATLISNIMLDGKKSLAERIVYSAIEALNEKTDSVDPLELFNRAIENTKPRVEVKARRVGGATYQVPLEVSPRRQESLAMRWIVGFARGRKGQAMHRALANELKDAAQGQGNAVRKRDDVHKQAQANRAFAHFRF; encoded by the coding sequence ATGGCCCGCAGAAAACGCGTTTACAACAAAGAGGTTCGCAAGGACAGCCGTTACGACAGCGAACTCGTTGCTACCCTCATCAGCAACATCATGCTTGATGGCAAGAAGTCCCTTGCCGAGCGCATCGTCTATTCCGCCATCGAAGCCCTCAACGAGAAGACCGACAGCGTCGATCCTCTGGAGCTCTTCAACCGCGCCATCGAAAACACCAAGCCTCGCGTGGAAGTCAAAGCCCGTCGCGTCGGTGGTGCCACCTACCAGGTGCCCCTCGAAGTCTCCCCCCGCCGTCAGGAGTCCCTGGCCATGCGCTGGATCGTCGGTTTCGCCCGTGGCCGCAAAGGTCAGGCCATGCACCGCGCCCTGGCCAATGAGCTCAAGGACGCCGCCCAAGGGCAGGGGAATGCCGTCCGCAAGCGCGACGACGTTCACAAGCAGGCACAGGCCAACCGCGCCTTCGCCCACTTCCGTTTCTAA
- the rpsL gene encoding 30S ribosomal protein S12, with protein sequence MPTINQLVRHGRKDKAVKSKSPALAKCPQRRGVCLQVMTRTPKKPNSALRKVAKVRLTNGYEVIAYIGGEGHNLQEHSIVLVRGGRVKDLPGVRYHIVRGTLDCLGVEARRRGRSKYGAKRPKAGAAAAAAKKK encoded by the coding sequence ATGCCCACCATCAATCAACTCGTCAGACACGGCCGCAAAGACAAGGCGGTAAAGTCGAAGTCTCCTGCGCTTGCAAAGTGCCCGCAGCGTCGCGGCGTCTGCCTTCAGGTGATGACCCGCACCCCGAAGAAGCCCAACTCCGCTCTTCGTAAGGTGGCCAAGGTCCGTCTGACCAACGGCTACGAAGTCATCGCCTACATCGGTGGTGAAGGTCACAATCTTCAGGAGCACAGCATCGTGCTCGTCCGCGGTGGTCGTGTGAAAGACTTGCCCGGTGTGCGTTACCACATCGTCCGCGGTACCCTTGACTGCCTTGGCGTTGAAGCCCGCCGCCGTGGCCGTTCCAAATACGGTGCCAAGCGTCCAAAGGCCGGTGCAGCCGCAGCCGCCGCCAAGAAGAAGTAA
- the tadA gene encoding tRNA adenosine(34) deaminase TadA, translating into MREALRQARKAASQDEVPIGAVIVHQGSIIGRAWNQVETLKDATAHAEMLALTQAESALGDWRLTDCDLYVTKEPCPMCAGAIMHCRIRRVIFGCPDVKGGGAGGYWNLLQAPNLNHRAEITSGVLNDQCVGILKEFFAAARRRRAEGLEHKKGAAKESTGDDTVIFDGP; encoded by the coding sequence ATGCGCGAGGCGCTGCGCCAGGCGCGCAAAGCCGCCAGCCAGGACGAGGTGCCCATCGGCGCCGTCATCGTCCACCAGGGCAGCATCATCGGCCGCGCCTGGAACCAGGTGGAAACGCTCAAAGACGCCACCGCCCATGCCGAGATGCTGGCGCTGACGCAGGCCGAGAGCGCGCTGGGCGACTGGCGGCTGACGGACTGCGACCTCTACGTGACGAAGGAGCCCTGTCCCATGTGCGCCGGGGCCATCATGCACTGCCGCATCCGCCGTGTCATTTTTGGCTGCCCCGATGTGAAGGGAGGCGGGGCCGGTGGCTATTGGAACCTGCTGCAGGCTCCGAATCTCAACCACCGTGCCGAGATCACCTCGGGCGTGCTCAATGACCAGTGCGTGGGCATTCTCAAAGAATTCTTTGCCGCCGCCCGCCGCCGCCGCGCGGAGGGACTGGAGCACAAAAAGGGCGCTGCGAAGGAATCCACGGGAGATGACACCGTGATCTTTGACGGGCCGTGA
- the rpe gene encoding ribulose-phosphate 3-epimerase — translation MDHTTNIILPSLLASDWSKIDSEVKRAEAAGAQWLHLDVMDGNFVDNISFGPQMVQVVRKCTGMYLDVHLMIHRPDHYLERFIKAGAQNITIHVEAQYDTSVAETLKRIRAAGLHCGLALHPSTPFEAALPYVKDIDLLLIMTVVPGFGGQPFMEKETMPKLAAARDYRDAHGLKYHLEVDGGIYTNTAPIAKQHGANLFVCGTSSFGPADMKQAMSDLAASVA, via the coding sequence ATGGATCACACCACGAACATCATCCTCCCTTCCCTGCTGGCCTCCGACTGGTCCAAGATCGACTCTGAGGTGAAGCGCGCCGAGGCCGCCGGGGCGCAGTGGCTGCACCTGGATGTGATGGACGGAAACTTCGTGGACAACATCTCCTTCGGTCCGCAGATGGTGCAGGTGGTGCGCAAATGCACGGGCATGTACCTGGACGTGCACCTCATGATCCACCGCCCTGACCACTACCTGGAGCGCTTCATCAAAGCCGGGGCGCAGAACATCACCATCCATGTGGAGGCACAGTACGACACCAGCGTCGCCGAAACCCTGAAGCGCATCCGTGCCGCCGGCCTCCATTGCGGTCTGGCGCTGCACCCCAGCACGCCGTTTGAAGCAGCGCTGCCTTATGTGAAAGACATCGACCTCCTGCTGATCATGACCGTGGTGCCCGGCTTTGGCGGACAGCCCTTCATGGAAAAGGAGACCATGCCCAAGCTGGCCGCCGCACGCGACTACCGCGATGCCCATGGCCTCAAATACCACCTGGAAGTGGACGGCGGCATCTACACCAACACCGCCCCCATCGCCAAACAGCACGGCGCCAATCTCTTCGTCTGCGGCACCTCCTCCTTCGGCCCCGCCGACATGAAGCAGGCCATGAGCGACCTGGCGGCCTCGGTGGCGTAA
- the infC gene encoding translation initiation factor IF-3, with amino-acid sequence MGGAPRPAGPPPRPGGYQGGAGGGFRPGGGGNRPGGRDRPNNGRFVDQTRVNERIRAPKVRVVEEDGHHQLGILPTQQAIRIAKERGLDLVEVAPNADPPVCKIVNYGKYKYIQEKHKKEAHKHQKGGKVKEMKFRIGIDPHDYQIKIVHAEDFLAEGHKVRIQLQFRGRQMAHQELGHELAKKIKEDLITMGHVDQDPRMAGRNINMQISPLPERQRHRKFKTHLKGVTEHKDILHAEGHDPREDKHDEHDDHHDDDHHGDDHAPQPAPAPAAE; translated from the coding sequence ATGGGCGGTGCTCCACGTCCCGCAGGCCCCCCGCCACGTCCAGGTGGTTATCAGGGAGGTGCCGGCGGCGGCTTCCGCCCCGGTGGCGGTGGCAATCGCCCCGGCGGCCGCGACCGCCCGAACAATGGGCGTTTCGTCGATCAGACCCGCGTGAATGAGCGCATCCGTGCGCCCAAGGTCCGCGTCGTCGAGGAGGACGGGCACCACCAGCTCGGCATCCTGCCCACGCAGCAGGCCATCCGCATCGCCAAGGAGCGTGGTCTGGATCTTGTTGAAGTGGCGCCGAACGCCGATCCGCCCGTGTGCAAAATCGTCAACTACGGGAAGTACAAGTACATCCAGGAGAAGCACAAGAAGGAGGCCCACAAGCACCAGAAGGGCGGCAAGGTGAAGGAAATGAAATTCCGCATCGGCATCGATCCCCACGATTACCAGATCAAGATCGTGCACGCCGAAGACTTCCTGGCTGAAGGTCACAAAGTCCGCATCCAGCTCCAGTTCCGCGGCCGCCAGATGGCGCACCAGGAGCTCGGGCACGAGCTGGCCAAGAAGATCAAGGAAGACCTCATCACCATGGGGCACGTGGACCAGGATCCGCGCATGGCCGGCCGTAACATCAACATGCAGATCAGCCCGCTCCCCGAGCGCCAGCGTCACCGCAAGTTCAAGACGCACCTCAAGGGCGTCACTGAGCACAAGGACATCCTGCATGCTGAAGGGCATGACCCGCGTGAGGACAAGCATGATGAGCACGACGATCACCACGATGACGACCATCATGGCGACGACCACGCTCCTCAGCCTGCTCCGGCCCCTGCGGCGGAATAG